A DNA window from Chiroxiphia lanceolata isolate bChiLan1 chromosome 6, bChiLan1.pri, whole genome shotgun sequence contains the following coding sequences:
- the ZFP91 gene encoding E3 ubiquitin-protein ligase ZFP91 isoform X1, with protein sequence MLGFVLFFRCADKAAGKDPKEEKEEEEEVSSALSHGSPVGPARPSRSWRSSRSATVARQRDTENSRASRSKTGSLQLVCKSEPNTDQLEYEVTEEHQSPAGVSSDDDEEMLISEEEVPFKDDPRDETYKPHLEKEAPKQRRKANKGKEEKERQKEIKVEVKEENEFQEDEEPPRKRGRRRKDDKSPRLPKRRKKPPIQYVRCEMEGCGTVLAHPRYLQHHIKYQHLLKKKYVCPHPSCGRLFRLQKQLLRHAKHHTDQRDYICEYCARAFKSSHNLAVHRMIHTGEKPLQCEICGFTCRQKASLNWHMKKHDADSFYQFSCNICGKKFEKKDSVVAHKAKSHPEVLIAEALAANAGALITSTDILGTNPEAIAPPTDGQGLPLLPDPLGSAPPADCLLLSPEGMPKPYCGGAERVSLVADGKLFVGGGSSANPEGLVMNTEILGASTEVLIEDSDSTGGP encoded by the exons ATGcttggttttgtgctttttttcaggTGTGCAGATAAAGCAGCTGGTAAAG ATCccaaagaagagaaggaggaggaggaggaggtttcCAGCGCCCTCAGCCATGGCTCTCCCGtgggcccggcccggcccagccgGAGCTGGCGCAGCAGCAGGTCGGCCACGGTGGCCCGGCAGCGGGACACGGAGAACTCCCGCGCCTCCCGATCCAAGACGGGCTCCCTGCAGCTCGTCTGCAAGTCAGAGCCCAACACGGACCAGCTGGAGTACG AGGTCACAGAAGAGCATCAGTCTCCAGCTGGAGTCAG cagtgATGATGATGAGGAGATGCTCATCAGTGAGGAAGAAGTTCCCTTCAAAGATGATCCCAGAGATGAAACCTACAAGCCCCACCTAGAGAA GGAAGCAccaaagcaaaggagaaaagctaacaaggggaaggaggaaaaagaaaggcagaaagagattAAAGTGGAAGTGAAAGAAGAGAATGAGTTTCAGGAAGATGAAGAACCGCCAAGGAA gaggggaaggaggagaaaagatgaCAAGAGCCCAAGACTGCCCAAGAGAAG GAAGAAGCCCCCGATCCAGTACGTGCGCTGTGAGATGGAAGGATGCGGCACAGTCCTGGCTCACCCACGCTACCTGCAG CATCACATAAAGTACCAGCACttgctgaagaagaaatatgtgTGTCCTCACCCCTCCTGTGGTCGGCTCTTCCGGCTCCAGAAGCAGCTCCTGCGACATGCCAAACATCACACAG aTCAAAGGGATTACATCTGCGAGTACTGCGCCCGGGCGTTCAAGAGCTCCCACAACCTGGCGGTGCACAGGATGATCCACACGGGAGAGAAGCCCTTGCA GTGTGAGATCTGTGGGTTCACCTGCCGGCAGAAGGCGTCCCTCAACTGGCACATGAAGAAGCACGACGCGGACTCCTTCTACCAGTTCTCCTGCAACATTTGCGGCAAGAAGTTCGAGAAGAAGGACAGCGTCGTGGCCCACAAGGCCAAGAGCCACCCCGAAGTGCTCATAGCCGAGGCGCTGGCTGCCAACGCGGGTGCCCTGATCACCAGCACCGACATCCTGGGCACCAATCCCGAGGCCATCGCGCCGCCCACCGACGGCCAGGGCCTCCCGCTGCTCCCGGAccccctgggcagtgccccccCAGCAGATTGCCTGCTGCTGAGCCCCGAGGGGATGCCAAAGCCCTACTGTGGCGGGGCAGAGCGCGTGAGCCTGGTGGCCGACGGCAAACTCTTCGtgggcggcggcagcagcgcgAACCCGGAGGGGCTGGTCATGAACACGGAGATCCTGGGAGCCAGCACGGAGGTGCTCATCGAAGATTCAGACTCCACTGGTGGACCCTAG
- the LOC116788625 gene encoding uncharacterized protein LOC116788625, which produces MRGKATWGESGATAWGGGWGRARLAPHKAALSWQGGMAPGTALAPGPWCSTKAEPPEPILPSPLAASGHPAPRGRVRGRFGAASLLMGGAHEEECAPSSLPLTDCLPALSFVAQTGLLGCFCFPALRNNNFWPLFFSGNGRVRGDLQIPGEPGSPSPALQLDPSPSAAGTELSWALQSLSGGRSSNRDDDVAPGTSLSWETPFLQPSLLPALLPGCVCVCGAAAALRNGHQKQREKAVHNPNLHALAEREAPALGLSLPASPQRAVESLSWMGFNAVFQLQLRGITGEVIWREQGHPTAELPWCQEALWTCFATG; this is translated from the exons ATGAGAGGAAAGGCAACATGGGGGGAGAGCGGGGCCACGGCATGGGGAGGAGGCTGGGGACGTGCCCGGCTGGCCCCGCACAAAGCGGCTTTGTCGTGGCAGGGGGGGATGGCACCGGGCACAGCGCTGGCACCGGGGCCCTGGTGCAGCACCAAGGCAGAGCCTCCAGAGCCCATCCTGCCCTCCCCTCTGGCAGCATCGGGGCACCCGGCGCCACGGGGTCGGGTCCGAGGGCGGTTTGGTGCTGCCTCTTTGCTTATGGGTGGTGCCCACGAGGAAGAATGTGCACCTTCTTCTTTGCCACTGACTGACTGCCTGCCTGCCCTCAGCTTTGTGGCTCAGACTGGATTATTGGGATGTTTCTGCTTCCCTGCACTCAGGAATAACAATTTCTGGCCACTATTTTTTTCAGG CAATGGCCGGGTCCGAGGTGACCTTCAGATCCCGGGAGAGCCGGGatcacccagccctgccttgcAACTTGATCCTTCCCCctcagctgctggcactgagctgagctgggcgCTGCAGTCGCTCTCTGGGGGTAGAAGCAGCAACAGGGACGATGATGTTGCTCCGGGGACTTCCCTGTCCTGGGAAACACCGTTTTTGCAACCTTCCTTGCTCCCTGCCCTGTTACCTgggtgtgtctgtgtttgtggaGCAGCCGCAGCGCTCAGGAATGGCCACCAGAAACAACGGGAAAAAGCAGTCCATAATCCAAACCTCCACGCTCTGGCTGAGCGAGAGGCTCCAGCTCTCGGCCTTTCCCTGCCAGCCAGCCCCCAACGTGCCGTAGAGAGTCTGAGCTGGATGGGgtttaatgctgtttttcagctgcagctccGGGGAATCACGGGTGAAGTGATTTGGCGAGAACAGGGGCACCCGACAGCTGAGCTCCCTTGGTGCCAGGAGGCCCTTTGGACCTGCTTTGCCACAGGCTGA
- the LPXN gene encoding leupaxin: MSRGAFPEVLPGWMALLRAGNKSAVTDVSPQRETLSDTTRRRGGGGTGTERLHGLECQLTSPRVLPRPPGPYALLAELEQSSLQASKDPAWQGPSSCQDPPAPRGSEPPALAPPKAQSLGKDLETVYSSPTPVPQPPPTAAAQQLDELLADLGHMQSKLSRQGAGVPAEPSLDNMLGSLTRDLQELGITAAPAGVCAGCRKPIAGKVLTALGKTWHPEHFTCARCGQGLDSQPFFEQGGRAFCEEDYHQAFSPRCAYCAGTIREKVLTALDQTWHPEHFFCAHCGKVFGDEGFLERNGKPYCHQDFLAMFAPKCQGCERPVTDNYLSALQGVWHPECFVCTECLSSFSGGSFFELEGRPYCELHFHRRQGTICQGCGRPVTGRCITAAGRKYHPEHFVCTYCLGRLQKGTFREWGDKMYCQACHDKLFL; the protein is encoded by the exons ATGTCCCGCGGGGCTTTCCCCGAGGTGCTGCCGGGCTGGATGGCCCTGCTGCGAGCAGGGAACAAAAGCGCCGTCACCGACGTG AGCCCACAAAGGGAAACCCTGAGCGACACAACCCGGCGCAGGGGCGGAGGCGGCACCGGAACCGAGCGCCTGCACGGCCTCGAGTGCCAGCTCACCTCCCCGAGGGTGCTGCCCCGGCCCCCGGGCCCCT ATGCTTTGCTGGCAGAACTGGAGCAGAGCTCCCTCCAGGCCTCCAAGGACCCTGCGTGGCAGGGACCAAGCTCCTGCCAGGATCCACCCGCCCCCCGTGGCTCTGAGCCTCCTGCCTTGGCACCCCCAAAG gcTCAGTCTCTGGGAAAGGATTTGGAGACAGTGTACAG CAGCCCCACCCCggtcccacagcccccacccaCGGCGGCCGCCCAGCAGCTGGATGAGCTCCTGGCTGACCTGGGCCACATGCAGAGCAAG CTGTCCAGGCAGGGAGCCGGGGTGCCCGCAGAGCCCTCCCTGGACAACATGCTGGGCAGCCTGACCCGggacctgcaggagctgggcatcACGGCCGCCCCCGCGGGGGTCTGCGCCGGCTGCCGCAAGCCCATCGCCGGCAAG GTGCTCACAGCCCTGGGCAAAACCTGGCACCCCGAGCACTTCACCTGTGCCCGCTGCGGGCAGGGGCTGGACAGCCAGCCCTTCTTCGAGCAGGGCGGGCGGGCGTTCTGCGAGGAGGACTATCACCAGGCCTTCTCCCCCCGCTGCGCCTACTGTGCCGGCACCATCCGTGAG AAAGTCCTCACGGCCTTGGACCAGACCTGGCACCCCGAGCATTTCTTCTGTGCCCACTGCGGGAAGGTCTTCGGGGACGAGG GGTTCCTGGAGCGGAACGGGAAGCCCTACTGCCACCAGGACTTCCTGGCCATGTTCGCCCCCAAATGCCAGGGCTGCGAGCGGCCGGTCACGGACAATTACCTGTCGGCCCTGCAGGGCGTGTGGCACCCCGAGTGCTTCGTGTGCACG GAATGCCTGAGCAGCTTCTCCGGCGGCTCCTTCTTCGAGCTGGAGGGTCGGCCCTACTGCGAGCTGCACTTCCACCGGCGGCAGGGCACCATCTGCCAGGGCTGCGGCCGCCCCGTCACCGGGCGCTGCATCACGGCCGCGGGGCGCAAGTACCACCCCGAGCACTTCGTCTGCACCTACTGCCTGGGCCGGCTGCAGAAAGGCACCTTCCGCGAGTGGGGAGACAAGATGTACTGCCAGGCCTGCCACGACAAGCTCTTCCTCTGA
- the ZFP91 gene encoding E3 ubiquitin-protein ligase ZFP91 isoform X2, with protein sequence MLGFVLFFRCADKAAGKDPKEEKEEEEEVSSALSHGSPVGPARPSRSWRSSRSATVARQRDTENSRASRSKTGSLQLVCKSEPNTDQLEYEVTEEHQSPAGVSDDDEEMLISEEEVPFKDDPRDETYKPHLEKEAPKQRRKANKGKEEKERQKEIKVEVKEENEFQEDEEPPRKRGRRRKDDKSPRLPKRRKKPPIQYVRCEMEGCGTVLAHPRYLQHHIKYQHLLKKKYVCPHPSCGRLFRLQKQLLRHAKHHTDQRDYICEYCARAFKSSHNLAVHRMIHTGEKPLQCEICGFTCRQKASLNWHMKKHDADSFYQFSCNICGKKFEKKDSVVAHKAKSHPEVLIAEALAANAGALITSTDILGTNPEAIAPPTDGQGLPLLPDPLGSAPPADCLLLSPEGMPKPYCGGAERVSLVADGKLFVGGGSSANPEGLVMNTEILGASTEVLIEDSDSTGGP encoded by the exons ATGcttggttttgtgctttttttcaggTGTGCAGATAAAGCAGCTGGTAAAG ATCccaaagaagagaaggaggaggaggaggaggtttcCAGCGCCCTCAGCCATGGCTCTCCCGtgggcccggcccggcccagccgGAGCTGGCGCAGCAGCAGGTCGGCCACGGTGGCCCGGCAGCGGGACACGGAGAACTCCCGCGCCTCCCGATCCAAGACGGGCTCCCTGCAGCTCGTCTGCAAGTCAGAGCCCAACACGGACCAGCTGGAGTACG AGGTCACAGAAGAGCATCAGTCTCCAGCTGGAGTCAG tgATGATGATGAGGAGATGCTCATCAGTGAGGAAGAAGTTCCCTTCAAAGATGATCCCAGAGATGAAACCTACAAGCCCCACCTAGAGAA GGAAGCAccaaagcaaaggagaaaagctaacaaggggaaggaggaaaaagaaaggcagaaagagattAAAGTGGAAGTGAAAGAAGAGAATGAGTTTCAGGAAGATGAAGAACCGCCAAGGAA gaggggaaggaggagaaaagatgaCAAGAGCCCAAGACTGCCCAAGAGAAG GAAGAAGCCCCCGATCCAGTACGTGCGCTGTGAGATGGAAGGATGCGGCACAGTCCTGGCTCACCCACGCTACCTGCAG CATCACATAAAGTACCAGCACttgctgaagaagaaatatgtgTGTCCTCACCCCTCCTGTGGTCGGCTCTTCCGGCTCCAGAAGCAGCTCCTGCGACATGCCAAACATCACACAG aTCAAAGGGATTACATCTGCGAGTACTGCGCCCGGGCGTTCAAGAGCTCCCACAACCTGGCGGTGCACAGGATGATCCACACGGGAGAGAAGCCCTTGCA GTGTGAGATCTGTGGGTTCACCTGCCGGCAGAAGGCGTCCCTCAACTGGCACATGAAGAAGCACGACGCGGACTCCTTCTACCAGTTCTCCTGCAACATTTGCGGCAAGAAGTTCGAGAAGAAGGACAGCGTCGTGGCCCACAAGGCCAAGAGCCACCCCGAAGTGCTCATAGCCGAGGCGCTGGCTGCCAACGCGGGTGCCCTGATCACCAGCACCGACATCCTGGGCACCAATCCCGAGGCCATCGCGCCGCCCACCGACGGCCAGGGCCTCCCGCTGCTCCCGGAccccctgggcagtgccccccCAGCAGATTGCCTGCTGCTGAGCCCCGAGGGGATGCCAAAGCCCTACTGTGGCGGGGCAGAGCGCGTGAGCCTGGTGGCCGACGGCAAACTCTTCGtgggcggcggcagcagcgcgAACCCGGAGGGGCTGGTCATGAACACGGAGATCCTGGGAGCCAGCACGGAGGTGCTCATCGAAGATTCAGACTCCACTGGTGGACCCTAG
- the CNTF gene encoding ciliary neurotrophic factor, whose product MAGADSPSAALRRRDLCARGIRLAGKMRSDVVDLLDAYVERQGLDASASVAAVEGVPPAAVERWDEQTGTQRLLENLAAYRAFRGLLAQMLEEQREQLGEADAALGRALAAVLLQVSAFAYHLEELLRLESRGPPSDEGDGPPPQPQGVFEQKLRGLGVLRELAQWAVRSARDLRQLAKPGPGAGSAPSPAESP is encoded by the exons ATGGCGGGAGCAGACAGTCCCTCGGCCGCCCTCCGGCGCCGCGACCTGTGTGCCCGCGGCATCCGCCTGGCTGGGAAGATGCGCTCGGACGTCGTCGACCTCCTGGATGCCTAC GTGGAGCGGCAGGGCCTGGACGCCTCGGCCAGCGTGGCGGCGGTGGAGGGGGTGCCGCCGGCGGCGGTGGAGCGCTGGGACGAGCAGACGGGGACCCAGCGGCTGCTGGAGAACCTGGCGGCCTACAGGGCCTTCCGCGGGCTGCTGGCGCAGATGCTGGAGGAGCAGCGGGAGCAGCTGGGTGAGGCCGACGCTGCCCTGGGCCGGGCGCTGGCGGCCGTGCTGCTCCAGGTCTCGGCCTTCGCCTACCACCTCGAGGAGCTGCTGCGGCTGGAGAGCCGCGGGCCCCCGAGCGACGAGGGGGATGGGccgcccccccagccccagggcgTCTTCGAGCAGAAGCTGCGGGGCCTGGGGGTGCTGCGGGAGCTGGCCCAGTGGGCCGTGAGGTCTGCGCGGGACCTGCGGCAGCTCGCCAAGCCCGGCCCGGGCGCCGGCTCGGCCCCCAGCCCGGCCGAGAGCCCGTGA